A portion of the Ferrimonas lipolytica genome contains these proteins:
- a CDS encoding SDR family oxidoreductase: protein MTFNIAGKVALVTGANRGIGKAIVESFLAHGAAKVYLAVRDISSTAELEAKYQDKVQPVALDLSSQQAVSAMAEQAADVDVVVNNAGVAIQTSPLADNIEQSLQLQMDVNVYGLIRIAKAFAPQLEARNGALVQLNSVASLRTNPAYAAYCTSKAASYAITQGLRKEWLDKVTVVSVHPGPIATDMAVDLGLKSDNGPELVAEEIVTAMAAGQFHLYPDDFARKLGSAYQSYATSVVEA, encoded by the coding sequence ATGACGTTTAACATCGCAGGCAAAGTGGCTTTGGTCACTGGCGCTAACCGCGGTATCGGTAAAGCCATCGTTGAGTCGTTTCTAGCCCACGGTGCAGCTAAGGTGTATCTGGCAGTGCGCGATATCAGTTCAACAGCTGAGCTGGAAGCCAAGTATCAAGATAAGGTGCAACCTGTTGCACTCGACTTGAGCAGCCAACAAGCTGTATCTGCCATGGCAGAGCAAGCTGCCGATGTAGATGTGGTAGTAAATAATGCCGGCGTGGCAATACAAACGTCGCCACTAGCAGACAATATTGAACAGAGCTTACAGCTCCAAATGGACGTTAACGTCTACGGTTTGATTCGCATTGCGAAGGCATTTGCACCACAACTGGAAGCACGTAACGGCGCCTTAGTGCAACTTAATTCTGTAGCTTCACTGCGCACCAATCCAGCATATGCCGCCTACTGCACCTCAAAAGCTGCTTCTTACGCCATCACCCAAGGGCTGCGCAAAGAGTGGCTTGATAAAGTTACCGTGGTCAGTGTTCACCCAGGCCCTATCGCGACCGATATGGCGGTTGACCTTGGTCTGAAAAGCGACAACGGTCCAGAGTTAGTTGCCGAAGAGATTGTTACTGCAATGGCTGCTGGTCAATTTCACCTCTACCCAGATGACTTCGCGCGCAAACTGGGCAGCGCCTACCAAAGCTATGCAACCAGTGTGGTTGAGGCCTAA
- a CDS encoding inosine/guanosine kinase, with translation MKFPGQRKSKHYFPVESRDPLTNELNPVIRPKHTHVTGIDQTLVDIEAHVDEAFIQRHSLIKGNSMLIDDAAAHALYSELQQHDLVTAEFAGGTIGNTLHNYSTLADDRSVMFGVMSRNLQIGSYAYRYLCNTSSRVDLNHLQPVDGSIGRCFTLISDCGERTFAISKGSMDKLRAEFIDEELVKSGSALVLTAYLMRAGGDPITQAAMKAIGFAKEANVPVVLTLGTRFLIEQDPQFWRDFIAEHVTVLAMNEEEAEALTGQKDPLLACESALDLCDLILCTAGASGLYTAGWTDDEFKRETSHPLLPGAIGEFNEFEFSRPMRRDFCSDAFKVYSHIAPFMGGPEKISNTNGAGDGALAALLHDMSANDYHRLNLPASSKHRYSGLCYSSFAQICKYANRVSYEVLAQHSPRLSRGLPDREDSLEEAYWER, from the coding sequence ATGAAATTCCCAGGTCAACGTAAGTCCAAGCATTACTTTCCCGTCGAATCTCGGGATCCGCTTACCAATGAGCTTAATCCGGTAATCCGCCCTAAGCACACCCACGTCACCGGTATCGACCAAACCTTGGTTGATATTGAAGCGCACGTGGATGAGGCATTCATTCAGCGCCATAGCCTGATCAAAGGCAATTCGATGCTGATAGATGATGCCGCCGCACATGCATTGTACAGCGAACTGCAGCAGCACGATTTGGTTACGGCTGAGTTTGCCGGCGGTACTATTGGCAACACACTTCACAACTACTCAACGCTGGCGGATGACCGTTCGGTGATGTTTGGTGTGATGAGCCGTAATCTGCAGATCGGCAGCTACGCCTACCGCTACTTATGTAATACCTCTTCTCGGGTGGATCTGAACCACTTGCAACCGGTCGATGGTTCCATTGGTCGCTGTTTTACGCTGATAAGTGATTGTGGCGAACGTACCTTTGCTATCTCTAAAGGCAGCATGGACAAACTGCGTGCCGAGTTCATCGACGAAGAATTGGTAAAAAGTGGTTCTGCCTTGGTGCTTACTGCTTACCTTATGCGTGCTGGCGGTGATCCCATCACCCAAGCTGCCATGAAGGCTATTGGCTTTGCAAAAGAAGCCAATGTACCAGTAGTACTGACCCTAGGTACTCGCTTCTTGATTGAGCAAGACCCACAATTCTGGCGCGACTTCATTGCTGAACACGTAACCGTGCTGGCGATGAATGAAGAGGAAGCAGAAGCGCTGACGGGCCAAAAGGATCCATTATTAGCCTGTGAGTCAGCGTTGGATCTGTGCGATCTGATCCTGTGTACTGCTGGCGCCTCCGGTTTATACACCGCTGGTTGGACCGACGATGAGTTTAAGCGTGAGACCAGTCACCCATTGCTACCTGGTGCTATTGGTGAGTTCAACGAGTTTGAATTCTCTCGTCCTATGCGCCGAGATTTCTGCTCAGATGCCTTTAAGGTGTACTCTCACATTGCTCCGTTTATGGGGGGGCCAGAGAAGATCTCTAACACCAATGGAGCCGGCGATGGTGCATTAGCGGCACTACTTCATGATATGTCCGCTAATGATTATCACCGTCTCAACCTGCCAGCCTCAAGTAAGCACCGTTATAGTGGCTTGTGTTACTCGTCGTTTGCACAGATCTGTAAATATGCCAACCGTGTCAGTTACGAAGTGTTGGCTCAACATAGCCCGCGTTTGTCCCGTGGCTTGCCAGATCGTGAAGATAGCTTGGAAGAGGCGTACTGGGAGCGTTAA
- a CDS encoding LutC/YkgG family protein: MSSRDAILAALEKVKVPHMAMPKITIEPNNQDLAGQYLEMIAKVGGTAIEVTSLVQVQDYLNDKISANEQVLSLVDGVSGNRQLDAQQHDLHNVDLALVPAKFGVAENGAVYVSSQDTGHRVTPFIAENLAALLRRSDLVANMHEAVKQVELNSGELGSFIAGPSKTADIEQALVIGAHGACSMTIFLID; this comes from the coding sequence ATGTCTAGTCGTGACGCAATCTTAGCTGCACTGGAAAAGGTAAAAGTGCCGCATATGGCGATGCCTAAGATCACCATAGAGCCGAATAACCAAGACTTGGCGGGTCAGTATCTTGAGATGATCGCCAAAGTCGGTGGTACTGCCATTGAAGTAACCTCGCTGGTGCAGGTACAGGATTATTTAAATGACAAGATTAGCGCTAATGAGCAAGTATTAAGCTTGGTTGATGGCGTTAGCGGTAATCGCCAATTGGATGCACAACAACACGACCTGCATAACGTTGATTTGGCGTTGGTGCCGGCCAAGTTTGGCGTGGCCGAAAACGGTGCGGTGTATGTGTCGTCACAAGACACAGGCCATCGTGTAACGCCATTTATTGCTGAAAATCTGGCGGCATTGCTGCGACGCTCCGACTTGGTTGCCAACATGCATGAAGCGGTAAAACAGGTAGAACTTAACTCCGGAGAATTAGGCTCCTTTATTGCGGGGCCGTCAAAGACTGCCGATATTGAACAGGCCTTGGTTATCGGTGCTCACGGCGCGTGTTCTATGACCATCTTTCTGATCGATTAA
- a CDS encoding lactate utilization protein B: MTLINGLQTHAEAADDFLKDEARVDWHDKALWSLRHKRDIAASSVTEWEQVKQLGSEIKQHTLTNLATYLVEFEQKCKANGIVVHWAKDGQEHNEIVHGILAKHNVKRLVKSKSMLTEEAHLNPYLESKGIEVVDTDLGERIIQLRKEPPSHIVVPAIHLKKEEVGELFHHHLGSDKGASCPTYLTKQARLHLRQKFLEADAALTGVNMGVASEGAVVVCTNEGNADMGVNLPKVQIHCMGIDKLVPNMDSVGVLTRMLARNATGQPCTTYTTMYKGPKEGGEMHIVLVDNGRTELFQDELIGEAYKCIRCGGCLNTCPVYRRSSGYAYNALIPGPIGIAVSAGNDETHSLAWACTLCGSCTKVCPTKVPLDSIIAKWRRIHADNKSLPYGKGSYMPYLGKLMASEGLLNTGGKAARVALKVLPDSVMKPFSGAWGQHRELPEVETTQSFEAWFKHNRENK, from the coding sequence ATGACATTGATTAACGGTTTACAAACTCACGCTGAAGCGGCTGATGACTTTCTCAAAGATGAAGCGCGGGTAGATTGGCACGACAAAGCATTGTGGTCGTTGCGACATAAGCGTGACATCGCCGCAAGCTCGGTAACCGAATGGGAACAGGTCAAACAGCTTGGTAGTGAAATCAAACAACATACTTTAACTAACTTAGCCACCTACTTAGTTGAGTTCGAGCAGAAGTGTAAAGCTAATGGGATTGTTGTTCATTGGGCTAAAGATGGCCAAGAGCACAATGAAATCGTGCACGGTATTCTGGCTAAGCACAACGTTAAGCGACTGGTAAAATCTAAGTCGATGCTGACTGAAGAGGCTCACCTTAATCCTTACCTTGAGTCTAAGGGAATTGAGGTGGTTGATACCGATCTGGGCGAGCGGATCATTCAGCTACGCAAGGAGCCGCCGTCGCATATTGTGGTACCGGCGATTCACCTAAAGAAAGAGGAAGTGGGTGAGTTGTTTCATCACCATCTTGGCTCAGACAAAGGCGCATCTTGTCCTACTTATCTAACTAAACAAGCGCGTTTGCACCTTCGCCAAAAGTTCCTCGAGGCAGATGCTGCGCTCACCGGCGTTAACATGGGCGTTGCCTCTGAAGGAGCGGTAGTTGTCTGTACCAACGAAGGTAATGCCGACATGGGCGTGAACCTACCTAAGGTTCAGATCCATTGCATGGGCATTGATAAGTTGGTGCCAAATATGGACTCGGTTGGCGTACTAACTCGGATGCTGGCACGTAACGCGACCGGTCAACCCTGTACGACCTACACCACCATGTACAAAGGCCCGAAAGAGGGCGGTGAGATGCACATCGTGTTGGTCGATAACGGTCGCACCGAGCTATTCCAAGACGAGCTAATTGGCGAAGCGTATAAGTGCATTCGTTGTGGCGGTTGTTTAAATACTTGTCCGGTATATCGCCGTTCATCTGGTTACGCCTACAACGCGCTGATTCCGGGCCCAATTGGCATCGCCGTTTCTGCGGGGAATGATGAAACTCACTCGCTGGCCTGGGCTTGTACGCTGTGTGGTTCCTGTACCAAAGTATGTCCGACTAAGGTGCCATTGGACTCGATTATCGCTAAATGGCGCCGCATCCATGCGGACAACAAATCACTGCCTTACGGCAAAGGCAGTTACATGCCATATCTTGGTAAATTGATGGCCAGCGAAGGGCTGTTGAACACCGGCGGCAAGGCTGCTCGAGTTGCGCTAAAAGTACTTCCTGATTCGGTGATGAAGCCATTTTCTGGGGCTTGGGGCCAGCATCGTGAGTTGCCTGAAGTCGAAACCACCCAATCTTTTGAAGCTTGGTTTAAACACAACCGGGAGAACAAATAA
- a CDS encoding (Fe-S)-binding protein: MKIALFTPCLVNQMTPQVGIATVELLEKLGHEVVYPLGQTCCGQPMTNSGCFDDAKKTTLKLLNAFKGVECDYIVCPAASCMIAAKENFHEFDCSPEATAVIGKLKELTEFLFDIDGLKQFNKPFPHRVSMQMSCHGIRMLDLASPSETMGSGYNKMESLLSNINGIELVYPERRDECCGFGGTFALDEGGVSGKMGKDKARAHSNTGADYVVGFDPSCLLHLDGVIRKQGFPIKTLHIAELINNAL; encoded by the coding sequence ATGAAAATCGCTCTATTTACCCCCTGTCTGGTCAACCAGATGACACCACAGGTTGGCATTGCCACAGTGGAACTGTTGGAAAAGCTTGGCCATGAAGTAGTGTACCCACTAGGCCAAACTTGTTGTGGCCAGCCAATGACCAACTCTGGCTGTTTTGATGATGCAAAAAAAACCACCCTGAAGCTGTTAAATGCATTCAAAGGGGTAGAGTGCGACTACATCGTTTGTCCTGCTGCATCATGTATGATCGCCGCTAAAGAGAACTTCCATGAATTTGATTGTAGCCCTGAAGCGACCGCGGTTATCGGTAAGCTGAAGGAGTTGACTGAGTTCCTGTTCGATATTGATGGGTTGAAACAATTCAACAAGCCATTTCCACATAGAGTGAGCATGCAGATGTCCTGTCACGGCATTCGCATGTTGGACTTAGCCAGCCCATCGGAAACCATGGGGAGCGGTTATAACAAGATGGAGTCGCTGTTGAGCAACATTAACGGCATTGAGCTGGTTTACCCGGAGCGCCGCGATGAATGCTGTGGCTTTGGTGGTACCTTCGCGCTCGATGAGGGTGGTGTGTCCGGCAAGATGGGCAAAGACAAGGCGCGTGCCCATAGCAACACCGGCGCCGATTACGTCGTTGGCTTCGATCCCTCCTGCCTACTGCATCTCGATGGCGTAATTCGTAAGCAAGGGTTCCCTATTAAAACCCTGCATATCGCCGAACTCATCAACAACGCGTTGTAA
- a CDS encoding YfcC family protein, which translates to MPKANTLPSAAQMSALEQSAKGVNHPFLSLIIMVIVAAIATYIIPAGEFERVAFEGRTIVNPDSFTPLASNPTTVAGFFEAFFAGFKSAAGVMGVVLFVGGAFGVMKYMGVLDAAVYGLTEKLKERGLKVIAPIVMTAIAINVTFTGMRELDVIFITLMIPICIKLGYDAITALGIVLLSSCAGFAAALANPFFTGIAHNIAELPIYSGMWYRAIFMVFMLLTGMAYVLHYAAKIKADPTKSLLHGSNYQYDTNVEVKSLSGREKAAGVSFLLIFGYMIYGTLAMSFGFTEMAGCFMAAAMIPGIIGGLSANKICDYWTRGASDVLVAALIIFFARSIMSIMEDAKIIDSIIFYLSQFLIGGSELVSAAAIYITQGIINLIIPSGSGQAVITMPIIVPLADMGGVTRQVAALASQLGDGISNYIYPTNGGLLAVLALARIPYGKWVKFFLPLFLFWTGAALIAVIIAQMIGLGPF; encoded by the coding sequence ATGCCTAAAGCGAATACGCTGCCGAGCGCCGCACAGATGAGCGCACTAGAGCAGTCGGCAAAGGGAGTTAACCACCCTTTCCTCAGCTTGATTATCATGGTGATTGTGGCTGCCATTGCCACCTACATTATTCCCGCAGGTGAGTTTGAACGGGTCGCCTTCGAAGGTCGCACCATTGTTAACCCAGACAGCTTTACCCCGTTGGCGTCCAATCCAACCACTGTCGCCGGCTTCTTTGAAGCGTTCTTTGCCGGTTTTAAATCCGCCGCTGGCGTAATGGGTGTGGTGTTATTTGTCGGTGGTGCCTTTGGTGTTATGAAATACATGGGCGTGCTTGATGCCGCCGTGTATGGGCTAACTGAAAAACTAAAAGAGCGTGGCCTGAAAGTAATTGCACCAATCGTAATGACCGCCATCGCCATTAACGTTACCTTTACCGGCATGCGTGAACTAGACGTGATCTTCATTACCTTGATGATTCCGATCTGTATCAAGCTTGGCTACGATGCCATTACGGCCCTCGGCATTGTGTTGTTGTCTAGCTGTGCCGGTTTTGCAGCGGCATTAGCCAACCCATTCTTTACTGGCATTGCCCACAATATTGCTGAACTACCTATCTACTCAGGCATGTGGTACCGCGCCATCTTTATGGTGTTCATGCTACTTACCGGCATGGCTTACGTGTTGCACTATGCGGCTAAGATAAAAGCGGATCCAACCAAGAGCCTGCTGCATGGCAGTAACTATCAGTACGATACCAACGTTGAGGTTAAATCCTTAAGCGGCCGTGAAAAAGCTGCAGGTGTCAGCTTCCTATTGATCTTCGGCTATATGATCTACGGTACCTTGGCGATGTCATTTGGCTTCACCGAGATGGCTGGCTGCTTTATGGCTGCGGCGATGATCCCTGGCATCATTGGTGGTCTATCAGCAAACAAAATCTGTGATTACTGGACTCGGGGCGCCTCTGACGTATTAGTTGCAGCACTGATCATCTTCTTTGCGCGCTCTATTATGAGCATCATGGAAGACGCCAAGATCATCGATAGCATCATCTTCTATCTGTCGCAGTTCTTAATTGGCGGCTCTGAGTTGGTCTCGGCAGCAGCGATTTACATAACCCAAGGGATCATCAATTTAATTATTCCTTCGGGCTCAGGCCAAGCAGTTATCACCATGCCTATCATCGTGCCATTGGCAGATATGGGTGGCGTAACCCGCCAGGTAGCCGCATTGGCTTCTCAGCTTGGTGACGGTATCTCCAACTACATCTATCCCACCAACGGTGGCTTGCTGGCAGTATTAGCATTGGCAAGAATTCCCTACGGTAAATGGGTTAAGTTCTTCCTGCCGCTGTTCCTGTTCTGGACTGGTGCAGCACTTATTGCGGTGATCATCGCTCAGATGATTGGTTTAGGTCCTTTTTAA